AATGTAAAGTAACTGTCAGAGTTCAACAGTAAATTGGCCCACATAGTagactaaaggcatagaaattgtaaatgacttggtaataggaaatacaatTACTTACATGACATAATTAAAAAGCCATTTTGGACTGACCATTGTAGACATTTTCAAATACATACAACTTGAAAGTTTTATGTCACCAAATTTCGACctgaaatcttttggacatcagagcaatgttgagggaatcctatttgagtcagaaaaggatactcatatgataggtaagatatacaaaaccttgcagaaagCCTATCCAattgacaatctcttagaaaaaatgtACTATTGAAACCAAGAACTGAGATTGGTTTCAGTGTGTTGGAACCTaaattacagttaacaaaaatgtacgcttaatccagtataaactaatgtatagaatttattatacaagagacaaaattttttttttttacagttgtgtcttaagtgtaaaactaacactTGACTCAATAATTCATGCATAGCCGCTGGAAGGAAGGGTGCCGAGGGTGCTGCAGCATCTCATGATAAATAACAATTAAAGAATACATGTTTAATGTCAAatgtaggattttttttaaactcactaaattagtgcactaggcctttattactccKGTATGAGCAGAGAAAAATACCTGTTTTTTTCTGGGGCCACTCCTTCCCGCAGCTATGCCCCCATCAGATTCTCTTTGCTCTCACTTTGTCAGGCTGGGGCAAAGTGGAAAACTCTGTAGCCCTTCTGTCAGGGAAGAGCaacagcgccccccccccccccgctctcgtCAATCTTATCGTGACATACTTTATGACTTTGAACTGTTTGTCTCTTATACTTCGCCGTAGAAAAGACGTGTAAACACAGAAGATTACAAAACTGTTCCAGAATTCGACCAGTTCAACTCTTTGAGGGTCGGGAATCTCGTTTTCGCTACATTTTCTTTTGTTGATTAGCCAAACATGGTTGTTGGAGGCGCATGACACAGAGCCTTCCCTTGATAGAAAAGCTTGAAATCTAGCTCAGACTGCTAAAAAGACAGACGTCAGACGTTGATCACCTCGTTCACTTGACAGGAGCTTCTCGTCTAACGTTATCGGGTAATGATTTATCAGATTAGATGGCTTTTGATTGACAAAATGTCTCAAGTTTCTGTTTGTTTtcatgatagctagctagctaccgacacCCCAAGGGTAAAGTACACACAACTAGCTAACTAATTGGCTTGCTTGCTATCCAAAGAGATGATTTAGATGTTATTACCTGATAACTAATAAAATACTCTCGTTacaaacctagctagctagttacagtaaTGGTATTGCTTGCCTTTGACTGCCAGCCACCTTATGCAAAGTTAATGTGAAGAGCTATGCTAGCTAAATAGTTGAGATTCTCAACTGTTGCTTCCTTAAtttagctatttagctagctattgGTAATTCATTCGTATCATTTAACCTTTGATAGTTAGATTGCTACTTGTGGTGTTAACAGATCCTTGTAGAGATATCTCATCAGATGGATGTATTTTCTTGTCTTCTTTGCAGGCATGGAGGAAGCCAATCAAGATGCCTTTGACAGAGCGAGGCTGCAGGTGATCAAAGATGGCTATGAGAAGGCCTTTGAGTGCATCAACAGAGGCCTGACAGAGGATGAAGCTGGCCACAAGGCCCAGGCCCTGGCCCAGTACACACAGGGTCGCCAGCACCTCCTCAGGGCCATCAGCGTGCCCTCACAGGGGGACGAGTGTTTTGGCAGCTCCTGGGAGTCAGCCCGCCAGATGCAGCACAAGATGCAGGAGACTCTGAACAACATCACCACTCGATTGGCGGCCCTAGAGACCAGCCCAGACCCTGAGTTCCCACCACCTCTAGATGCCTCTATTGGAGTCCCAGGGACAGCCTCTAACTCAAACCTCTACCCCAAACTGGAGAAGGAGAAACCAGAGCGGCCTTCTCCACCCAAGCTGCTGATGACTAACCGCCAGGGTGGAGCTGTGGGCGGCAGTGTGtttccctccttgcctctttctcCCACTAGACAGTCTGTGGTGCCTGGCGAGCTGCCCCCAGCCTACTCTTCCCAGGCGGCTGACGGCCACCTGACTATCTCTTATGGGACAGAGTCTGGAGAAATGTCGCTGATGGGAGAGGAGTTCTACAGCCACATgtccccctctcacccctctcctcagagcctgggggaggatggagaggaactCTTCTTCCTGCCTCACGGGGTGCAGATATTCTTTGTCACACCTGACGGCCAGGTCAGCGCTCCCTCCTACCCAGGGTACCTGCGGATGGTCAAgttcaccagccagcagtcagAGAGTGTGCCCAACCGGCCCCCAGCCTTCCTGCAGGTAAGAGGGATGTGGGGGGATGGGGTGATGAATTCTAGTCACTGTCTACTGTGGGTGTTGCCATTTACAGTGCCCTTAATATAGCGTCAACACTTATTGTATCTCAGCATTTCAGTGTATGATGAAATCACAGGGTTCTTGGTATCTGTTTCTttgatctctctctgtatccgTTGTGCACTTTAACACGATTTCATCATCAGTGATTTGCTCTGCCTCTGCTCATAAACTCCCTGTCATacagaggtgtttgtgtgtgtgtggttggtgtttaGAATAGGGTTGGGCTCGTGTATATGTGGGATAGGCTATCTAATGATCTGTGTCCTACATCATGTGATTAGTGACTCAGTGGCCCTAATCCCAGGCAGGAGTTCTCTATGATGTCATGATGGGAAACCCCAGTGGCCACTTTGTCAGGTTTACAGATACCTGTGTCACAACTACTTACagcaaagagacagacagggtgtTGAATCTTCCCTGTGTTTTCCTGTATGTAGGAATGTAGGCCTAGTTGAGACAGCTTATAGGTGGACGGTTTCCCTCTTTGGTTTCCCCGTCCCTGTGGTGTCATGACAAGATAACCTCTGGCTCtatgctgctgctgtctgtctgccacatGGACAGAATATTACACCAGCACCGCTAGTCTTTGAACAGAGCCGGAGATAgataacacaatcacacacacacacacaccccacgctGTGTGTCTGCAGTGAGTAGGACAGTGGAGAAGGTTGTCCCCTCCTCAGTAATACTGTCCCCATGCTTTCCACACCTCAGCACTGGACCGACTCAGACTAAAGGACTAATGTGACTGAATGGCCCGTTGATGCACTGTAGAATTAAATGACAGAACGTTTATGTCAGACCGTAGTATTTAGCACACATGCACCTGAAGTGTGTAAACATGTACTGAGACTGGTGATAAGATAAGGAAATGGAAATAATACAACTCTTATTAATGTTTCACCAAGGCCTGAATGTAATCAACAGCTGTATGGCTATGTGGGACTGTCAGAGATAGTAACAGCCCACTTGATGTGTTTGTCTTCACAGTGAGTTAACAGTACTGTACCatggagttggggtgggttggggTCGACTTGTCATTGTGGAATATCCCAGTAAGCCTGGTCTGGGGGGGTTAGGTTAGTCATTCTGTATAAACTCCCTGTACTGTCTTGTGTGATTGGCTGTACTGTTGATGTATTCCAGGTGTGTGATTGGCTGTACCCTCTGATGGCCACTGACTCCCCCGTCCTGCTGTGTAACACAGGGGTGTTCATGTTCCCAGACATGATGGCGTCCGCCCCGGGGTCCTACGTGGGCGTTGTGCTGTCCTCTGAACTGCCTATAGAAGACAGACAGCTGTTCCAGGACCTGCTGTCCCAGATGACAGACCTCAGGGTGCAGGTGAGCAgcggctgtgtctcaaatggtgctctatttcctatatagtgcactacatttgaccatggcccatagggtcCTGCTCTCTGACTGGCCCATATGAAGGTGTCTGGTGGTCCAAGTAATAGAATAATAGTAATAGAATTATAAATGTGTCTCTCTGCCTGATGCATTTTTGCTGATTTCAGGTGTATTTGAGTCATTGTCACACCACACCATGACAAGTGTCCTTTTGCAGAAGGTTATGGACCCTGGATGGAAAGAATGACAGGGTTGCCTACATCCATTCTAAATCAGCAGTTCAGAAACAGCGACAGTTTGACGTCATTCCCAAGCGTTGTTCTGTGTTTTCTTATTTCCCAGCCAATGATCCCAGTGGAATGTAAGATTCAAATTAGGGATTTATCCCA
This genomic interval from Salvelinus sp. IW2-2015 linkage group LG22, ASM291031v2, whole genome shotgun sequence contains the following:
- the LOC111982779 gene encoding spartin isoform X1 yields the protein MEEANQDAFDRARLQVIKDGYEKAFECINRGLTEDEAGHKAQALAQYTQGRQHLLRAISVPSQGDECFGSSWESARQMQHKMQETLNNITTRLAALETSPDPEFPPPLDASIGVPGTASNSNLYPKLEKEKPERPSPPKLLMTNRQGGAVGGSVFPSLPLSPTRQSVVPGELPPAYSSQAADGHLTISYGTESGEMSLMGEEFYSHMSPSHPSPQSLGEDGEELFFLPHGVQIFFVTPDGQVSAPSYPGYLRMVKFTSQQSESVPNRPPAFLQVCDWLYPLMATDSPVLLCNTGVFMFPDMMASAPGSYVGVVLSSELPIEDRQLFQDLLSQMTDLRVQAPNEAADSINLSQKVSIAPLEEEEAPAAEEEEDEKNLPEWSEKVASGILTGASWLSWGLVKGAEFTGIAIQKGASKLREHITPEDKPAHVSPSVSKGLHVAKQATGGAVRVSQFLVDGVCMVAGCVGREIAPHVKKHGGKLVPESMKKDKDGRSNIDGAMVVAASGVQGFATMWTGLEVAAKNITVSVASETVNTVKHKYGAAAGQATDHAVNSAINMGVTAFNIDNLGIKAAVKKTGKQTAVAILEDYQLRDPNTNQKQVEKRDK
- the LOC111982779 gene encoding spartin isoform X2; translation: MEEANQDAFDRARLQVIKDGYEKAFECINRGLTEDEAGHKAQALAQYTQGRQHLLRAISVPSQGDECFGSSWESARQMQHKMQETLNNITTRLAALETSPDPEFPPPLDASIGVPGTASNSNLYPKLEKEKPERPSPPKLLMTNRQGGAVGGSVFPSLPLSPTRQSVVPGELPPAYSSQAADGHLTISYGTESGEMSLMGEEFYSHMSPSHPSPQSLGEDGEELFFLPHGVQIFFVTPDGQVSAPSYPGYLRMVKFTSQQSESVPNRPPAFLQVCDWLYPLMATDSPVLLCNTGVFMFPDMMASAPGSYVGVVLSSELPIEDRQLFQDLLSQMTDLRVQAPNEAADSINLSQKVSIAPLEEEEAPAAEEEEDEKNLPEWSEKVASGILTGASWLSWGLVKGAEFTGIAIQKGASKLREHITPEDKPAHVSPSVSKGLHVAKQATGGAVRVSQFLVDGVCMVAGCVGREIAPHVKKHGGKLVPESMKKDKDGRSNIDGAMVVAASGVQGFATMWTGLEVAAKNITVSVASETVNTVKHKFRGLQNILDPPNDKKTCI